The Salmo trutta chromosome 6, fSalTru1.1, whole genome shotgun sequence genomic sequence acaggggGGTTAGATCCTGATTGAGGGTGTGATTGAGGCCAAACCACAGCATGGCAAACAGTGTCGCTATCACACTCACACTCTATTGGCCTGTAGTACAATGCTTTAGTCTATAGCAGTAACAGAGTAGCATAAGCTGTCTACTAACAGCCTCCCAccatcaacattatagttatcaaCTCTACTCTGTGTGGACGGAACTTTAGCTATATGTCACAGAAAAACATGCACAGTATAATGTATTATGTTTGTGCGTGTTGGAGGATTGAATACAGCAACAAAGGGCTGGGGAGACCGGGGGTCAACATACCACCATCAGAAATCAACAATGGGTCTAAATATGAGGTTACAAATCCTAGGGTGAGTTGGGCTATTTCTGAGAGAGTATATGGTCTCCCTGCCTTGCGACCGTCTCTCTTGAGAGCACCAGTCATAAATCAAACTATCCTGTCTTTGTTATCTCCCGGTTATGGGTCTGGAGTGTCTGGAATGGGCTCCTCTCTGCATTAGGGACGTGACAGGCTTGGTAAATAGAAGGTAGAGGAAAGAGGACCCTCTCATACAGTACCCTGCGAACCGGAGAAGCTTTGATAgcggctgtgtcccaaatggcagcctattccctatgtggtgcataattcttttgaccagagccctgtgggccctgatcaaaagaagtgcactatatagggaatagggtgccatttgggacgcacgtTAAGATAACGTTTAAACGGCCTATGCTTCCAGGCCTTTGCATGGTATTGGATCACATAATGGACTGAAGGAAACGAGTGTATAGGGATATGTGATGCTGAGTATTGGTATATGATGGAGTTAAGAGGGGTTACTATTCTATCAGTACAGTGTTTGAGATTGTGGACGTGTGCTGGTACCCTCATAATACTATTCTTTCTCATAATACTATTCTTTCTCATAATACTATTCTTTCTCTTAATGCTATTCTTTCTCATAATACTATTCTTTCTCATAATACTATTCTTTCTCATAATGCTATTCTTTCTCTTAATGCTATTCTTTCTCATAGTACTATTCTTTCTCATAATACTATTCTTTCTCATAATACTATTCTTTCTCATAGTACTATTCCTTCTCTTAATACTATTCTTTCTCATAATACTATTCTTTCTCATAATACTATTCTTTCTCATAGTACTATTCTTTCTCATAGTACTATTCTTTCTCATAGTACTATTCTTTCTCTTAATGCTATTCTTTCTCATAATACTATTATTTCTCATAATACTATTCTTTCTCTTAATACTATTCTTTCTCATAATACTATTCTTTCTCATAATACTATTCTTTCTCATAGTACTATTCTTTCTCATAATACTATTCTTTCTCATAGTACTATTCTTTCTCATAATACTATTCTTTCCCATAGTACTATTCTTTCTCTTAATGCTATTCTTTCTCATAATACTATTCTTTCTCATAATACTATTCTTTCTCTTAATACTATTCTTTCTCATAATACTATTCTTTCTCATAATACTATTCTTTCTCATAGTACTATTCTTTCTCATAATACTATTCTTTCTCATAATGCTATTCTTTCTCCTTGATCATACTtatcttcttttatttatttctatattttattttctccatctgtacatacagtattacagtatatgTAGTAGTTTTCCCACCTCTCCCTGGCTCTGTCGCCCATCTCTTCACTCCCCACGTTTGGAAAACGGAAACTTGGTTTCCATAGTTACCGAGGCAGCACCATGGTGATACGATAGCTTCAACACCTGGGTCATATGGGTAGCATtgagaatctgtgtgtgtgtgcgtgtgtgcgtgtgtgtgtgtgtgtgtgtgtgtgtgtgtgtgtgtgtgtgtgtgtgtgtgtgtgtgtgtgtgagactgattGTGTGGGTTGGTGGTGTGTTTCCAAAGCGTAGAGAAGCCAGGCACCCCAGCTGCTTTCCTGTGTGTGAGTTGTCCGACCTAAGGTGAGGCACATCTAAAGGTGTAGCAGCTCAGTGAGACTAAGAATAAGGCTAAGAATCGGACTAATACTAAGAGTAAGGACAGAATAAATAGCCTTTCGTAGACAATAGTCGTAACTGACTTGTAGAACAGAATCACGAGGAATGAAGATACTATTTGGAAGAACTGCAAAATGTGTGTCTTAATGACTGTAGGTCTAACactgttctgtctgtcttttcAGCTCCTTTAACATcctctctttttcttctctctctttcactttctccccAACACTCCTCAATACACACAGAGTTTTTCATCTATactcttagaaataaaatagttaaaaaagggttcttcgggaCTCcagggtggcgcagcggtctaaggcactgcatcgccgtgcttgaggcgtcactacagacctgggttagatccctggctgtgtcacagccagccgtgaccgggagacccacgaggcggcacacaattggcccagcgtcgttctgggttaggggagggtttggccggccgggatttccttgtcccatcgcgctctagcgactccttgtggcaggccgggcgcctgcaagctgactttgggcttccgggttaagcgagcagtgtgtcaagaagcagtgcggcttggcagggtcgtgtttcggaggacgcatggctctcgacattcgcctctcctgagtctgtaggggagttgcagctaTGGGACAAGATTGGAACTACGAATTGGATACCACGaatttggggagaaaaaggggtaaaagtacccaaaaaaaaggttatttggctgttcccacaggagaaccctttttggctccaggtagaaccctttttggttccaggttaaacccttttgggttccatgtcgaaccctctgtggaaagagttctatatggaacccaaaatggttctacctggaaccaaatagggttcttcaaagggttatactgtggggacagccgaagaacactttCAGGTTCTAGATAGATCCTCTTTTCTACAAGTTTATGTTTCATTCTCTTTTGTCTCTTTCATATCAGTCCTTTCTTCCTTCCCGCTAACCACTGGGTAGCCTTTGAAAGACAAGCTATGATGAAATATCTTATTATTCTTCTCATGTAAAACAACGGCTTTGCTAGCTAGCGCTTTGGTGCTACCGCCTGCCTGCCTTTGTGCTAACTAACGCAGTATTCACCAGTGGTGAGCGTAgaactaaccccccccccccccggccggTATTGATGTGTTCACAATATCCATGTTTGACTGTGTCAATAAGACAAGGTGGGAAAGGAGCAGAGGGAAATGAATGAGCTCCCGCCAGTCTCCTCtgagtttttttctctctctccctccctccctccctccctccctccctccctccctccctccctccctccctccctccctccctccctccctcgtagATAATGTAACAGTGTGACATGGTTCTCCCCTAGGTAGCTTCTAATAGCTAGTTGCTATGTTGCCTTCCTATGGGTCCTGGCTGGTTAGAGTGAAGCTGTCGGGTTTTTGAACATATGAAAACATCAGAGGCTTTTTGATTCTTTGTCTGTCATCCATCTTTCTCTCGCTGCAGACCTCTCAGATGTGGCTTAGCGTCACCTCAGAATCAACACAATAACTGCTGCGTCTTgcatttgatgtgtgtgtggcAAGCTCAGTCATGCTGGCACAATTAGGGCAAGTTTCTCGACAGACAAGAGGTGGCACTAGTCCTCAACctgtctgccacacacacacacacacagacgcacaggcatgcacacagacTCGACACAAAcacgcatacagacacacacgaacacacacacactgacacaaacacacacactgacacaaacacacacacacacacacagcattatgAGGTTAATAAAGCAATCTAGTTAAACCAGGCGAGTGACAAACACAGTGCAGGCAGTTGATTAAGGCGTGATGAGTTTTAATGGATGCAAGACAGGTTGTAAGATTCCTCCCTGACTCATAAACAGCCTATTGCAGCTCCTCGGCCTCAGCGTTTGTGCCTCAATATGCTAAGCAGGGAACCTCGGGAGAAATGGTAGAcagacctgcacacacacactcagacacacacacacacactcagacacacacactcagacatgcatacttgcacgcacacacacattctttctaataattctccctccctctctctcacactgtctttctccctctctccctccatctctatagGTGTCCTAGTGATCCTGTCTGTGCCAGTGGGCCTGGTGTCTTCTACCCAGGAGCTGTACCCCAGCCGGCCCCCCCAGGACCCTGTCTCCATGGCAGCGCCCCACAGCAGCCCCCCTAACCCGCTCTCGGCCCTGGCCCCCCCAGACTGGCAGCAGGAGGGCTCCAGCAGCGGGGACTCGTGGTCCCCACAGGGAGGGGCAATGCCCACGGGCATCATACAGCCCACCGCATCCCACAGCTCTTGGGGCTGGCATCTAAACCACAACACCAGCCTGGCACACATTGTAACGCCACCCAGTAGAGACAGCCTCATTCAAGCTGCAGCTACTGTCAGTCCTAACACTGTGAGCTCTGTGAGAGTAAACCAAGACGCTGGGCTTAGCTCTGTCAGCCCCAGCCCAGTCAAGCAGTCCCACTCCCCCAGCTCTAGTGCTCTCAACCCGGGCCACAGCTCCAGTTCTCTCAGTGCAGATCAGGGCCTCATGCCCAACTCGTTCAGTGTAAATAAAGCCCGTAGCCCAGATACTGTCAGTGTTAACCAGGGCAACAGCCCTCCTAGCCCTACCAGCTCTGGTGGCCCGCATAGTGAGGTGGCTTCAGACTCTGGGTCTGCCCTGGCTCCTCCTGTGCCCAGCCCACTCACAGAGAGAGGGCATACTCTTGACCCGGAGCTTGGTGGTCTCCCGTcccccacacacacgcaggcCCACCTGGAGGGGAATGACGAGGCGGCCACAGAACCCAGTCAGCAGGACTTCACCACTGAGCTGcagccttcctccctctcctcctcttcctcagtggATGCTGCTCTAGATCAGACCCTCAGGGAGCATGTTGAAGCCACGCCCGAGCTGTCCCGACCCCACGCCATCACCCTATGGGGGGTGCACCTCATGGTCAACGAAAGGCCCACCAGGGAGCTCAAAACAGAGGGGACTGCCTCTCCAAAAGAGAGCCCACCAGACAAGCCCCCCTCCCCGGcccccacctctccatctcccccctccctgACCCATGCCAGTCTGGCACCAAAGTCCAGCCCTGTCTCCACCAATGGTACCATAACCAATGACACCACAGCCCAGGAGACTGGCAGCGGCGGgggcccctctctcctccctcagggTACAACAACAGACGATGCCCCCCTTGGCCCACAAAGCCCACTTGGCAATGGCACTTTTCATAACGGCAGTGTGGAGGGCAGCCCTAGCAAGAACCCCTCCTCCCAGTGGAACAGCTCGTCCCCTACGGAGCCACCCTCCACGGCCAGCGAGAACTTTTTGAACCGCCTGGTCCCCGCCACCACCAGGGACCCCTGGGGTCCAGGCAACGGCTCTGGCCCCGCTATGGACTCACCGCTGTCCCGCGCCACCATCTGCCTGAGCAAGATGGACATCATGTGGATCGTGTTGGCCATCAGTGTGCCTGTGACCTCATGCTGTGAGTATCAAATAGCAGCCTGACGAAGTCTCTGGTGACAAGAGGTTAGAGAAGTTGTGTTTGTGTCAGTAGGAGGCTAACCAACACTTTTCGGCAGCTGAAATCACTTTCATACCGACCACCGTATCCACTGAAACACTGTGATACATAATGAAAGACCTTGGATTGATGTATTAGAGGTTATATGTACtgactccccccccctctctccctccccctccagctGTCCTGCTGACTGTGTGCTGcatgaggaggaagaagaagtcTTCAAGCCAGGAGAACAACCTGAGCTACTGGAACAATGCCATCACCATGGACTACTTCAACAGACATGCGGTGGAGCTGCCTCGGGAGATCACGTCCCTAGACAACGCTGAGGTACGTCTATTCCTGATGTCACTGACAATCTTATTATAAAGCTCAAAGAGGAATTCCTGTAGGAAATGAGAAATGTTTCTCTTCAGTGGAAGGGCCTGTATGTAAGTTACAGCCCCCCCCAATCTGGCACTCAATTGCTCTACAGGGGATGTATTATATAGAGTGAAAGGGGCCGATATGTATGGTTGCTGTGAAGCCTGGACTCAGCGTGGTATAATTGACATTTGGTCAAATTGACATAATCTGTGTGATGGCATAGACTAGAGTTAAGAAATAAGGGATTTTCTGAATATACAGCCGATGTTTTTACAGGCATTACAAATGTGGGCTCCTCCAATCCTCCAAGTTCCTCAACTAGATGTTCTTCAGAATTCACTAATGATACAAAACATGTCAATAAGTGAGCAGTGTTGTTGCCAAGTAGCTAGAGTGCTTTAGTAGATGTGAGGTCAACATATTGgttacagtggactatatatgtgGACTATATATGTGGACTATATATGTGGACTATATATGTGGACTATATATGTGGACTATAGTGCCCTCTGCTGTAAGATTACAGCCAAAACTTCAATTCATCATTTTGGGGTAATTTTAGACCGTTAGCTTATCCTTTGCATagttcagggatgggcaactgggtGGGCGGTGCTTAGGGCGCACAAAACACTGTatgtgtgggtatagatgtgggtagcAGACCCGcaagccactgcggcccctcttGATGATTAcagatttttttgtggcccccatcaaagttgctTATCCCTGGTGTAGTCCATCGTATTTCAATTCACTCTACGGACATATTTTTGTCGCTATGAAATCAGCATGTCTCACCGGCTCTCCGCATCATTTCTCATCTGCATACTGACCACACCTCTATTTCTGATTTGTCCTCTCTTTTTGGTCACCccgtcgctctctctccatcaatgCCTCCTCCCGTGGTGCAGGAGGGGAATGCCGAGGTTGGAACGTGTTTAGGGTGTCCGTGGTGACACACAGGTGTTGTGTTGCGTCCCTATTTTATTCCTTCCACTGTAGCGctgcctcatccctccctccatctttgtCTTTCCTTGTAATTCCCCTAAAGTGCCTCTAGCTTTGCTGATGCTGTTACAATAGAGATGAATCGTGAATTGATTTATCTATATGGCTGTTACTGTCAATATCTATTTTTGCCAAATAGCCTTTTTCCAGTGCAACCTAGTGTATCCTCCTTACAATAGTTCAAGTACTATATACAGTGATGTGTTGATGTTAGGGTTTGGGGTATTGCCAGCTAGAATGTACCTCTTCccgtcccctctctttctgtaagGCTCGTTCTTCTGAATCACTCTGTTTTTTTTCTGCTTTTTCTCCCCCACGTCTCCTGCTCCTGTTCTGTCTTTTTAGCTGAGTCACTGCCAccatttctctgtctccctctccctccctctactaactctcctctgtctctctccccctctcccactcctccctctcccactcctccctccctccctttgctgtgttgctgtgttcTGAGTCTCCCCTTCCTTCTTTACTTATTTTCTGTTGTGTAGCCTGTTCAACTcccctccctcgttccctccttttttgtctctctgtgttctttcTGCTAGCTTAATCAGTCAGCCATCTTTTGTCCTCATCTTTCTACTACATACGATTCAGACCCCAAGCCCAGAGAATTGTTTGTGTCTCCTAAGTCACAAAACACTCTGTCCTGAATCTCACTAGcctttgtgtgttgtgtgttttgtatgtgcgtgcatgcatgtgtgcctgcgtgtgtgcgtgtctgtgtgcgtgtgtttcagGAGCAGGAGACGTGCCTACCTCCTAATGGAGACTACAGCGACAGTGGGGTGGTGCTGGTTAACCCTTTCTGCCAGGAGACCCTGTTCATCAACAGAGAGAAGGCCTGTGACATCTAGAGCGGACATATGCTGGTCTGGTGGCCATGTCCTGATACCACCAGTACAAGACTGTCAAAAATAAAAGTCTGactttcaaaataaatgtcccccGCCCTTTTCTCCCTGTTGTTGTCATTTTTATACATGTAGTTAACTTCAGAGACCCCCactttatactgtatattatgaatACATAAACGAGACTAAGAGAAGAGCTAAAAACAGACACTATTTACTATGAGGGTTTGCCTGCATATTTTTCTGATGTACATTTTCTACAAAAGCTTAATTGTGATAATGGTTTTTATGTCTTTATAATCTACGGAGTATGTGTGATTTGCGTTTTGTTACAGTGGCTTGATGGTGAGAGCATTGTGGACGTGGCCACTTGAATTCTGCTTCAGAGAAAATATATTATGTAAGAACGTTATGTTTAATTTTCTTAAAAATCAAACCCAAAATACTTACTGAAAAGCCTGTTGAACTTGAATTCTGTACCTACGTACTTGAGGGGATACGGAGGTTTAGGGCAAGGTTTGTGAGGCCAGGTTTTAGTAGAGAGTGCCCAAAGGGTATAGCGTTGTATCTGAATAGACCAAATGGACTTTCCCCCTCGCGTGTCACCAGCCTCTCTTGTTGAGGGACCACGTACATGTCTTAACTCCCTTtgtcaagctgtgtgtgtgtgtgtgtgtgtgtgtgtgtgtgtgtgtgtgtgtgtgtgtgtgtgtgtgtgtgtgtgtgtgtatgtgtgtgtgtgtgtgtgtgtgtgtgtgtggcggtgtatgaagtgtgtgtgtgcctgtctgtctgtgtgtatctctctgtctgtttgtctgtatggATTTGTGTTATGGAGTGGGTTCTGGTTTTGGCAGTCAATGATGTTTGTTTAACGTTAGCCCTCTCTAACCTTAATATTTTGAGACCAAACATATCATAATCTCCCTCCATAAGTACAGTATTTGTCCATGAGAGTAAATTGTGTTTATTACTGTAATGTACAGATATTGAATGATATTTGATTTAATTTCtggatgtaaaaataaaaaatgccgTAGAAATCATGACCAATGAAAATGCTGAGATAATATTTTATCCTGAATATTTACTGTGAGCACATACAGTGGCAGAGTTTAATCAAACATACATATTTTGTTTCATTATCAAATCGATTTGTGTATCATGCTTTACTTTTGCTTTGTCACATGTTTGTAGTTGCTAAATGCTGCCTTTTGTTACTGCCTCTGCTTGTCACATTGTGAAATGCTGATCTGTTAAATCATACTACCCTGTGTTTGAAAGTTTTGTTGAATTATCGTTATGTTGAATGTGTTATCAATCTAttggatatacactgagtataccaaacattaggaacaccttcctaatattaaggtACACCCCTCCCCACTTTGCCCTCAGAAGAcactcaattcgtcggggcatggactctacaaggtgtcaaaagtgttccacagggatgatggcccatgttgactccaaagcttcccacagctgtatcaagttggctggatgtcgtctggttggtggaccattcttgatacacacaggaaactgttgagtgtggaaaaacccagcagtgttgcagttcttgatacaaactGGTGCGCTTGGCCCCTACTACcaaaccctgttcaaaggcacttacatttttgtcctgcccattcaccatctgaatgacacgcatacacaatccatgtcttaattgtctcaaggcttaaaaatcattctttaacctgtttcctccccttcatctacactgattgaagtaaatttaacaagtgacatcagtaagggatcatagctttcacctggatacacctggccagtctatgttatggaaagagcaggagttcataatgttttgtatactcagtgttgCTGCAACGGGCATGAGGTGCATACCAGATAATGGGTATTTTGCTAAATGTAGAATGGAGAGGAGGGGCAGTATCTTGTGTCCAGCGTCATGTATTTTTTGTATCGTAACATACACTGTCATTTTTACTGCTGAGCAATAAAAGAGAAAAGCTTTGAACCTTCTCTGTGTCTTACTGACTATTCATCTATTTTACTTCTTCCACTCATCCATGAAGACTGTTTTAGTTGCATATTAATTGCATAGTAACTGCATAGTACTGAGAAATTGTGGCACTGCCAATTGGTATTTTATACGATCAACCTTCTACGCTACACAAGGCTATCTTAATTTTAATTGTCCATTAACTAAAAAATGAGAGAAGAATCATTACCACTTGCTGCAGACAGATGGGTAAGAAGACAGATGTACATTAAACCTCTGGGACAAAGCAATGTGTCAGTGCCTTGCTGACCCCAG encodes the following:
- the tmem108 gene encoding transmembrane protein 108, producing MKRSLQVLRRQLLSVLVILSVPVGLVSSTQELYPSRPPQDPVSMAAPHSSPPNPLSALAPPDWQQEGSSSGDSWSPQGGAMPTGIIQPTASHSSWGWHLNHNTSLAHIVTPPSRDSLIQAAATVSPNTVSSVRVNQDAGLSSVSPSPVKQSHSPSSSALNPGHSSSSLSADQGLMPNSFSVNKARSPDTVSVNQGNSPPSPTSSGGPHSEVASDSGSALAPPVPSPLTERGHTLDPELGGLPSPTHTQAHLEGNDEAATEPSQQDFTTELQPSSLSSSSSVDAALDQTLREHVEATPELSRPHAITLWGVHLMVNERPTRELKTEGTASPKESPPDKPPSPAPTSPSPPSLTHASLAPKSSPVSTNGTITNDTTAQETGSGGGPSLLPQGTTTDDAPLGPQSPLGNGTFHNGSVEGSPSKNPSSQWNSSSPTEPPSTASENFLNRLVPATTRDPWGPGNGSGPAMDSPLSRATICLSKMDIMWIVLAISVPVTSCSVLLTVCCMRRKKKSSSQENNLSYWNNAITMDYFNRHAVELPREITSLDNAEEQETCLPPNGDYSDSGVVLVNPFCQETLFINREKACDI